A genomic segment from Neodiprion lecontei isolate iyNeoLeco1 chromosome 1, iyNeoLeco1.1, whole genome shotgun sequence encodes:
- the LOC107222066 gene encoding TELO2-interacting protein 1 homolog isoform X1, producing MERFKIFEGFTKLTPLCDSLRKNPNIIDTDQLRDHVQQISPAIIQDLQEHILLPLVTNLLKDDVSKEIKLHLVNCLRAVLLKTRMAKVDVVTRLFTTLIYQIFDKEQKTMVIQYHEELKESVLLCISDLICRSCTDVIEAFYVRKNIGKFSQAIYCCVSIAKTERLQSLRLAAIETIITLSLVHNNSDTIDAVLRAQAANLIMLLSPGIITGLQETAQGSEIQGHKIPMMALRALNRILCLIMEDLPESDTVTQLISLSTCDTKPSTDPLGLSSRTKDGMMKFMETASRTQQWLDAASAKLNICIQALAGLVKHSHSKVRMELAEFAGALLLNCPRNMKPNHKELTKILITLSEDDTDEVRTAAITALDKIRTKYAEGSNTARPILEELEESFYTLLTKLPRIMRTGDHSEQMSCLNQLGGYIKILGTEQLPQIMSSVAHLQRLLLALVYTIELDCGDVSLLEDVAIKDFDNIVHHHGFDSWRHFKFLRDSIAETKVITVCRLLGENGDMKILVDTILDMMSNMTQYRKELTLLLNWIIGVPVTNSTDLSEYQSVVQYYVTESTWNLPLCISSDVTLREAQSNVAQSCLLLEGLGIIARTLKEEFQRFLLHTLYLVIEKAGSRQTLISIAGFHTLSSFAEAMQYAAIGTLLQANVDYLSYHIMLKLRRVERNSGVLDVVGVVVKQCTMDVLPPLEKIVQDVLSQSNSNFQERNTYSFLKVFHTFVTCVRRLLGSNPDETIYNANTTVLTDKAETVIKILLEYSEAKTVSNQLEGDEIEDEISDLKEEENHDLQDYNNYEDEEKRVIPLHIKMTVAIMNRCIHFLPSKDVAVKLLTIETLQEGLIILSDWENELLPIVHQLWHPLVHRFRDSSPIIINRAWGLLCTLAKVSKDFIRSRTLKEVLPALADFLTKTAKESYKKDSGSVYKYTQIFKLQRELLSQLGDIVDCLKIHERELWNVLEAAKPYLSKYQHRDLQVKCVELYKKIADYNEDIVWIKCLSIISSPNKSASTTEPTCSSGIEKVANFNIQNEYQVNIETIVTYIQDKTFNM from the exons ATGGAGCGGTTTAAAATATTCGAAGGTTTTACAAAACTCACACCACTTTGTGacagtttgagaaaaaatccaaatattATTGACACTGATCAACTGAGAGATCATGTTCAGCAAATATCACCTGCGATAATACAAGATCTTCAAGAGCACATCTTGCTGCCTCTTGTAACTAATTTGTTAAAAGACGATGTGAG CAAGGAGATAAAATTACATTTAGTCAATTGTCTGCGAGCTGTACTTCTAAAGACACGGATGGCAAAGGTGGATGTAGTAACAAGATTATTCACAACCCTTATTTaccaaattttcgacaaagaaCAGAAAACGATGG TTATACAATATCACGAAGAGTTAAAAGAGAGCGTACTGTTGTGTATAAGCGATTTGATATGCCGAAGTTGTACCGATGTAATTGAAGCATTTTACGTTCGCAAAAACATTGGAAAATTTAGCCAGGCCATATATTGTTGCGTATCCATTGCTAAGACGGAAAGATTGCAATCATTGAG ATTGGCAGCAATCGAGACGATAATAACCTTGTCACTAGTCCACAATAATTCAGATACAATTGATGCAGTGCTTCGTGCTCAAGCAGCAAATTTAATTATGCTGCTGTCTCCTGGTATCATAACTGGACTTCAAGAAACAGCTCAGGGATCTGAAATACAAGGACATAAGATTCCAATG ATGGCCCTTCGAGCATTAAACAGAATACTTTGTCTAATAATGGAAGATTTGCCGGAATCTGATACAGTAACTCAGTTAATTTCGCTTTCCACATGCGATACTAAACCATCTACTGATCCCTTGGGTCTATCGTCAAGAACTAAAGATGGAATGATGAAATTTATGGAAACAGCGAGTCGAACCCAGCAATGGCTAGATGCTGCTTCGGCAAAACTTAACATTTGCATACAAGCATTGGCAGGATTAGTGAAACATTCTCATTCAAAGGTGAGAATGGAATTGGCTGAATTCGCAGGCGCGTTGCTGCTCAACTGTCCAAG AAACATGAAGCCAAATCACAAAGAATTAACAAAGATATTGATCACTCTGTCTGAAGATGACACTGACGAAGTTAGGACAGCGGCAATCACAGCATTGGATAAAATCAGGACAAAATATGCCGAAGGAAGTAACACAGCCAGACCTATTCTAGAGGAGTTAGAAGAATCTTTCTACACTTTACTCACGAAACTACCAAGAATCATGCGAACAGGTG ATCACTCTGAACAGATGTCTTGCCTTAATCAATTAGGAGGATACATTAAAATCCTTGGGACAGAGCAGCTACCCCAAATTATGTCGTCAGTAGCGCATCTTCAGAGATTACTGTTGGCTCTTGTTTACACCATTGAACTAGATTGCGGTGATGTTTCACTTTTGGAAGATGTAGCTATTAAAG ATTTCGACAACATAGTTCATCATCACGGTTTTGATTCGTGGagacatttcaaatttcttcgtGATTCAATTGCAGAAACAAAGGTTATCACTGTTTGCAGACTTCTTGGCGAGAACGGGGACATGAAAATATTAGTAGATACAATTCTTGACATGATGTCAAACATGACGCAATATAGGAAAGAGCTAACGCTGTTATTAAATTGGATTATAGGTG TACCAGTAACAAATTCAACCGATTTATCAGAGTATCAGTCCGTTGTTCAATACTATGTAACAGAAAGTACTTGGAACCTACCTCTTTGCATATCATCAGACGTAACTCTTCGAGAAGCACAAAGCAATGTTGCACAGTCTTGCCTACTGCTGGAAGGTTTGGGAATCATTGCTCGAACCCTCAAAGAAGAATTCCAAAGATTTCTTTTACACACACTTTACCTCGTCATTGAAAAAGCTG GAAGCAGGCAAACGTTAATCAGTATTGCCGGTTTTCATACTCTGTCATCATTTGCCGAGGCGATGCAATATGCAGCAATAGGGACCCTTCTTCAGGCTAACGTTGATTATTTGTCTTATCACATCATGTTGAAGCTGCGTAGAGTTGAGCGTAATTCTGGTGTGTTAGACGTTGTTGGTGTAGTCGTCAAGCAATGTACAATGGATGTACTGCCACCCCTAGAAAAAATCGTTCAAGATGTACTTTCGCAGAGTAATTCAAACTTCCAAGAAAGAAACACTTACtcatttttaaaagtttttcatacttttgttACTTGTGTAAGAAGATTACTAGGAAGTAACCCAGACGAAACTATATACAATGCAAACACAACAGTTTTAACAGATAAAGCAGAAAcggtaattaaaatattattagaaTACTCGGAAGCAAAAACGGTTTCTAATCAACTAGAAGGTGATGAAATTGAAGATGAAATTTCGGATctaaaggaagaagaaaatcatGACTTGCAGGACTACAACAATTACGAAG ATGAAGAGAAGCGAGTCATACCGTTACACATAAAAATGACCGTGGCAATAATGAACCGATGCATCCATTTCTTGCCTTCCAAAGATGTTGCAGTAAAGCTACTCACAATAGAAACACTACAGGAAGGTCTTATTATTTTGAGTGATTGGGAAAATGAATTGTTACCCATTGTGCACCAACTTTGGCATCCGTTGGTCCACAGATTCCGAGATTCCAGTCCAATAATCATTAATCGTGCATGGGGTCTACTCTGCACTCTTGCCAAAGTATCAAAGGACTTCATAAGATCGAGAACGCTGAA AGAAGTGTTGCCAGCTCTTGCAGATTTCTTGACAAAAACAGCAAAGGAAAGTTATAAAAAGGATTCTGGTAGTGTATACAAGTATACTCAAATATTTAAACTGCAGAGAGAATTACTTTCTCAGTTAGGAGACATTGTCGactgtttaaaaattcacgaaCGAGAATTATGGAATGTATTAGAAGCAGCAAAGCCTTATCTCAGCAAATATCAACATCGTGATTTACAG GTCAAGTGCGTggaattgtataaaaaaattgctgaTTACAATGAGGATATTGTTTGGATAAAATGTCTCAGTATTATAAGTTCACCCAACAAATCTGCCAGTACAACTGAACCAACGTGTTCTTCGGGTATCGAAAAG GTGGCAAATTTCAATATACAAAACGAATATCAGGTGAATATAGAAACGATCGTAACTTACATTCAAGATAAAACGTTcaatatgtaa
- the LOC107222066 gene encoding TELO2-interacting protein 1 homolog isoform X2, protein MERFKIFEGFTKLTPLCDSLRKNPNIIDTDQLRDHVQQISPAIIQDLQEHILLPLVTNLLKDDVSKEIKLHLVNCLRAVLLKTRMAKVDVVTRLFTTLIYQIFDKEQKTMVIQYHEELKESVLLCISDLICRSCTDVIEAFYVRKNIGKFSQAIYCCVSIAKTERLQSLRLAAIETIITLSLVHNNSDTIDAVLRAQAANLIMLLSPGIITGLQETAQGSEIQGHKIPMMALRALNRILCLIMEDLPESDTVTQLISLSTCDTKPSTDPLGLSSRTKDGMMKFMETASRTQQWLDAASAKLNICIQALAGLVKHSHSKVRMELAEFAGALLLNCPRNMKPNHKELTKILITLSEDDTDEVRTAAITALDKIRTKYAEGSNTARPILEELEESFYTLLTKLPRIMRTGDHSEQMSCLNQLGGYIKILGTEQLPQIMSSVAHLQRLLLALVYTIELDCGDVSLLEDVAIKDFDNIVHHHGFDSWRHFKFLRDSIAETKVITVCRLLGENGDMKILVDTILDMMSNMTQYRKELTLLLNWIIGVPVTNSTDLSEYQSVVQYYVTESTWNLPLCISSDVTLREAQSNVAQSCLLLEGLGIIARTLKEEFQRFLLHTLYLVIEKAGSRQTLISIAGFHTLSSFAEAMQYAAIGTLLQANVDYLSYHIMLKLRRVERNSGVLDVVGVVVKQCTMDVLPPLEKIVQDVLSQSNSNFQERNTYSFLKVFHTFVTCVRRLLGSNPDETIYNANTTVLTDKAETVIKILLEYSEAKTVSNQLEGDEIEDEISDLKEEENHDLQDYNNYEDEEKRVIPLHIKMTVAIMNRCIHFLPSKDVAVKLLTIETLQEGLIILSDWENELLPIVHQLWHPLVHRFRDSSPIIINRAWGLLCTLAKVSKDFIRSRTLKEVLPALADFLTKTAKESYKKDSGSVYKYTQIFKLQRELLSQLGDIVDCLKIHERELWNVLEAAKPYLSKYQHRDLQVANFNIQNEYQVNIETIVTYIQDKTFNM, encoded by the exons ATGGAGCGGTTTAAAATATTCGAAGGTTTTACAAAACTCACACCACTTTGTGacagtttgagaaaaaatccaaatattATTGACACTGATCAACTGAGAGATCATGTTCAGCAAATATCACCTGCGATAATACAAGATCTTCAAGAGCACATCTTGCTGCCTCTTGTAACTAATTTGTTAAAAGACGATGTGAG CAAGGAGATAAAATTACATTTAGTCAATTGTCTGCGAGCTGTACTTCTAAAGACACGGATGGCAAAGGTGGATGTAGTAACAAGATTATTCACAACCCTTATTTaccaaattttcgacaaagaaCAGAAAACGATGG TTATACAATATCACGAAGAGTTAAAAGAGAGCGTACTGTTGTGTATAAGCGATTTGATATGCCGAAGTTGTACCGATGTAATTGAAGCATTTTACGTTCGCAAAAACATTGGAAAATTTAGCCAGGCCATATATTGTTGCGTATCCATTGCTAAGACGGAAAGATTGCAATCATTGAG ATTGGCAGCAATCGAGACGATAATAACCTTGTCACTAGTCCACAATAATTCAGATACAATTGATGCAGTGCTTCGTGCTCAAGCAGCAAATTTAATTATGCTGCTGTCTCCTGGTATCATAACTGGACTTCAAGAAACAGCTCAGGGATCTGAAATACAAGGACATAAGATTCCAATG ATGGCCCTTCGAGCATTAAACAGAATACTTTGTCTAATAATGGAAGATTTGCCGGAATCTGATACAGTAACTCAGTTAATTTCGCTTTCCACATGCGATACTAAACCATCTACTGATCCCTTGGGTCTATCGTCAAGAACTAAAGATGGAATGATGAAATTTATGGAAACAGCGAGTCGAACCCAGCAATGGCTAGATGCTGCTTCGGCAAAACTTAACATTTGCATACAAGCATTGGCAGGATTAGTGAAACATTCTCATTCAAAGGTGAGAATGGAATTGGCTGAATTCGCAGGCGCGTTGCTGCTCAACTGTCCAAG AAACATGAAGCCAAATCACAAAGAATTAACAAAGATATTGATCACTCTGTCTGAAGATGACACTGACGAAGTTAGGACAGCGGCAATCACAGCATTGGATAAAATCAGGACAAAATATGCCGAAGGAAGTAACACAGCCAGACCTATTCTAGAGGAGTTAGAAGAATCTTTCTACACTTTACTCACGAAACTACCAAGAATCATGCGAACAGGTG ATCACTCTGAACAGATGTCTTGCCTTAATCAATTAGGAGGATACATTAAAATCCTTGGGACAGAGCAGCTACCCCAAATTATGTCGTCAGTAGCGCATCTTCAGAGATTACTGTTGGCTCTTGTTTACACCATTGAACTAGATTGCGGTGATGTTTCACTTTTGGAAGATGTAGCTATTAAAG ATTTCGACAACATAGTTCATCATCACGGTTTTGATTCGTGGagacatttcaaatttcttcgtGATTCAATTGCAGAAACAAAGGTTATCACTGTTTGCAGACTTCTTGGCGAGAACGGGGACATGAAAATATTAGTAGATACAATTCTTGACATGATGTCAAACATGACGCAATATAGGAAAGAGCTAACGCTGTTATTAAATTGGATTATAGGTG TACCAGTAACAAATTCAACCGATTTATCAGAGTATCAGTCCGTTGTTCAATACTATGTAACAGAAAGTACTTGGAACCTACCTCTTTGCATATCATCAGACGTAACTCTTCGAGAAGCACAAAGCAATGTTGCACAGTCTTGCCTACTGCTGGAAGGTTTGGGAATCATTGCTCGAACCCTCAAAGAAGAATTCCAAAGATTTCTTTTACACACACTTTACCTCGTCATTGAAAAAGCTG GAAGCAGGCAAACGTTAATCAGTATTGCCGGTTTTCATACTCTGTCATCATTTGCCGAGGCGATGCAATATGCAGCAATAGGGACCCTTCTTCAGGCTAACGTTGATTATTTGTCTTATCACATCATGTTGAAGCTGCGTAGAGTTGAGCGTAATTCTGGTGTGTTAGACGTTGTTGGTGTAGTCGTCAAGCAATGTACAATGGATGTACTGCCACCCCTAGAAAAAATCGTTCAAGATGTACTTTCGCAGAGTAATTCAAACTTCCAAGAAAGAAACACTTACtcatttttaaaagtttttcatacttttgttACTTGTGTAAGAAGATTACTAGGAAGTAACCCAGACGAAACTATATACAATGCAAACACAACAGTTTTAACAGATAAAGCAGAAAcggtaattaaaatattattagaaTACTCGGAAGCAAAAACGGTTTCTAATCAACTAGAAGGTGATGAAATTGAAGATGAAATTTCGGATctaaaggaagaagaaaatcatGACTTGCAGGACTACAACAATTACGAAG ATGAAGAGAAGCGAGTCATACCGTTACACATAAAAATGACCGTGGCAATAATGAACCGATGCATCCATTTCTTGCCTTCCAAAGATGTTGCAGTAAAGCTACTCACAATAGAAACACTACAGGAAGGTCTTATTATTTTGAGTGATTGGGAAAATGAATTGTTACCCATTGTGCACCAACTTTGGCATCCGTTGGTCCACAGATTCCGAGATTCCAGTCCAATAATCATTAATCGTGCATGGGGTCTACTCTGCACTCTTGCCAAAGTATCAAAGGACTTCATAAGATCGAGAACGCTGAA AGAAGTGTTGCCAGCTCTTGCAGATTTCTTGACAAAAACAGCAAAGGAAAGTTATAAAAAGGATTCTGGTAGTGTATACAAGTATACTCAAATATTTAAACTGCAGAGAGAATTACTTTCTCAGTTAGGAGACATTGTCGactgtttaaaaattcacgaaCGAGAATTATGGAATGTATTAGAAGCAGCAAAGCCTTATCTCAGCAAATATCAACATCGTGATTTACAG GTGGCAAATTTCAATATACAAAACGAATATCAGGTGAATATAGAAACGATCGTAACTTACATTCAAGATAAAACGTTcaatatgtaa
- the LOC107222033 gene encoding AP-1 complex subunit sigma-2 isoform X3: MMQFMLLFSRQGKLRLQKWYVAHPDKLKKKITRELITTILARKPKMSSFLEWKDVKVVYKRYASLYFCCAIEQNDNELLTLEIIHRYVELLDKYFGSVCELDIIFNFEKAYFILDELLVGGEIQETSKKNVLKAIAAQDLLQEDEAVEGALREIGLL; this comes from the exons ATG aTGCAGTTCATGCTACTATTCAGTCGTCAGGGTAAGCTACGACTACAAAAATGGTACGTGGCTCATCCcgacaaattgaaaaagaagataaCTCGCGAATTGATCACAACGATATTGGCCCGAAAACCTAAAATGTCTAGTTTTCTTGAATGGAAGGATGTCAAGGTTGTGTACAAAAG ATATGCCAGCCTCTATTTTTGCTGTGCCATTGAACAAAACGATAATGAATTGCTGACgcttgaaattattcatcgatACGTTGAACTGTTGGACAAATACTTTGGCAGT GTATGCGAGTTGGACATAATCTTCAATTTCGAAAAGGCCTATTTCATATTGGACGAGCTTTTGGTCGGTGGGGAGATACAGGAGACGAGCAAAAAGAATGTACTGAAGGCTATCGCTGCCCAGGATCTACTGCAGGAG
- the LOC107222033 gene encoding AP-1 complex subunit sigma-2 isoform X2 translates to MMQFMLLFSRQGKLRLQKWYVAHPDKLKKKITRELITTILARKPKMSSFLEWKDVKVVYKRYASLYFCCAIEQNDNELLTLEIIHRYVELLDKYFGSVCELDIIFNFEKAYFILDELLVGGEIQETSKKNVLKAIAAQDLLQEEETPQGFFEDHGLG, encoded by the exons ATG aTGCAGTTCATGCTACTATTCAGTCGTCAGGGTAAGCTACGACTACAAAAATGGTACGTGGCTCATCCcgacaaattgaaaaagaagataaCTCGCGAATTGATCACAACGATATTGGCCCGAAAACCTAAAATGTCTAGTTTTCTTGAATGGAAGGATGTCAAGGTTGTGTACAAAAG ATATGCCAGCCTCTATTTTTGCTGTGCCATTGAACAAAACGATAATGAATTGCTGACgcttgaaattattcatcgatACGTTGAACTGTTGGACAAATACTTTGGCAGT GTATGCGAGTTGGACATAATCTTCAATTTCGAAAAGGCCTATTTCATATTGGACGAGCTTTTGGTCGGTGGGGAGATACAGGAGACGAGCAAAAAGAATGTACTGAAGGCTATCGCTGCCCAGGATCTACTGCAGGAG